In Drosophila yakuba strain Tai18E2 chromosome X, Prin_Dyak_Tai18E2_2.1, whole genome shotgun sequence, a single genomic region encodes these proteins:
- the LOC120321803 gene encoding zinc finger BED domain-containing protein 6-like yields the protein MIEDKYTVCVGALTEILSSVEDVAFTCDAVTIPNSSRSFLTITAHFLHEESLNSICLKASRMDQSHTSDYITTLLEEACAEFGINSFKCTTLTTDSANNMKCAAKLFLGNGRHVPCFAHTINLVVDDSIKEIQSFSNILDKINRIVMHFKHSTAMMDLLRKAQADEGTPEGKIKTLVQNIDTRWNSCLDMMQAFLNLANKVAVILINKSEHAKGLPELLNSSRS from the exons ATGATTGAGGATAAATACACTGTATGTGTAGGAGCACTAACAGAGATTTTGAGTTCTGTGGAGGACGTAGCGTTCACCTGCGACGCTGTAACGATCCCAAACTCGAGTCGCTCGTTTCTCACAATTACAGCTCATTTTCTACATGAAGAGTCGCTGAATTCCATATGCCTTAAAGCTTCCAGAATGGATCAg TCGCATACCAGTGATTATATAACCACTTTATTGGAAGAGGCCTGCGCAGAGTTCGGTATTAACAGTTTTAAGTGTACCACTCTGACTACTGACAGCGCCAATAATATGAAGTGCGCTGCCAAACTTTTCTTGGGGAATGGAAGGCATGTGCCGTGCTTCGCGCATACAATTAACTTAGTTGTGGATGATTCCATTAAGGAAATTCAGTCTTTTTCCAATATTTTGGATAAAATTAACCGAATCGTAATGCACTTTAAACATAGCACGGCCATGATGGACCTACTAAGAAAGGCGCAAGCGGATGAGGGCACTCCggaagggaaaataaaaaccctaGTCCAAAACATTGACACCCGGTGGAACTCGTGTCTGGATATGATGCAAGCGTTCCTCAACCTAGCGAACAAAGTCGCagtaattttaattaataaatctGAACACGCTAAGGGACTTCCCGAATTGTTGAATTCATCTAGATCCTAG